The genomic DNA CATCGACAAACCCTTTCGGTACGCTGATCTGATGGATGCGGTGAATGGCGCTGCCCGGCCAGAGGTGCCGCTTGCCGCTGCCACGATCGACCGAAGCAAGGTCGATCCTCGACACCCAGGGATGCCGATGATGCTCGCCCAGCAGCAATACCAGCCGGGTCACGCGGACCTGAGCGCAGGCCTGCAATAGCGCTTGCATCAGGCTCGGGCGCAAGCCCATCAAGCCCTGCATCGCATGGTCCAGTGCTTCGAAGCCCGGCTCGTCGTGCACCGCATGGGCCAGTTCGAACACGGCGCGCTCAGCAGCGGCGATGGTGATCGACAACTCGCCGATCACATGCTTTTTGAACGAGGCATCGAGGCCGTCCAGCGTGCTGAACAGGGCCGACTTCTGCACCGACACCGGACGGGTCCAGTTTGCCTTCGCGAACCAGGTAGGCACGCGGGTCTTCGGTCTGGCGAACAGGTGGACCGGTGCTGCGCCCATTGCGATGTTCTGGCCATAGCCCAGCAGATCCAGTGCAGTCTGCCCGGCGATCCATATCGGAACGCCATCGTGCTGCAAGCCATGCACGCCACCGGGCCAGTCCACCGATTCGCCTGCACGCGCATAGGCTCCCGTGCCCACCGGCACCAGCCAGCCACTGCGCAGGTAATGCGCGGTGAGGTTCCGGTCAATGCCCTGCGTCCGCAGCCACGCTGCCGTCACTACGGCATTCCGGGGCAGGCGCTGCAGCACAAGGTTTAATTTGGAACTCATGGGCGTAGCGATACTACGCCAAAGAGAACTTCCTTAAACCAATGCACGGCGAAAATCCTTTGATGTGGACGATGCCTAGGCGGCTTCCAGCTTCGCAATCAGCGACGGAATGTCCCGCTGCCAGCCGCTACGCTCATCCGCGTTGCGCCGATGCGTGGCGACCCAGGACAGCGCCTGACCGACGTCGTACAAGTTGACCACGTGGCGCACGGCACCTGGAACCGGTGCCAGCATCCCGGCGCGTTTCTTCGACGGAATAGCTTTCTCGAATGAATCCGCGAACTCGGCGTCATGCCCGGTGCGGCAAATGTGCAGCGTGCGGAAGGCTGCCAGCTTGCCCCAGGTATCGGCAACAGCCGTGTCCGCCCAGCGCGACAGGTGCTGCTGCTTGACCGCCGTCGTCGACCAGCGATGCAGCTGCTCGCGGTCTGCTGCCACGGTATTCAGCGCTTCTGGAACCAGCTGCGACAGCATC from Nevskia ramosa DSM 11499 includes the following:
- a CDS encoding type IV toxin-antitoxin system AbiEi family antitoxin domain-containing protein, giving the protein MSSKLNLVLQRLPRNAVVTAAWLRTQGIDRNLTAHYLRSGWLVPVGTGAYARAGESVDWPGGVHGLQHDGVPIWIAGQTALDLLGYGQNIAMGAAPVHLFARPKTRVPTWFAKANWTRPVSVQKSALFSTLDGLDASFKKHVIGELSITIAAAERAVFELAHAVHDEPGFEALDHAMQGLMGLRPSLMQALLQACAQVRVTRLVLLLGEHHRHPWVSRIDLASVDRGSGKRHLWPGSAIHRIHQISVPKGFVDGRD